The following are from one region of the Pseudohongiella spirulinae genome:
- a CDS encoding SNF2-related protein has translation MSNNLFFAMNQRWISDTEPELGLGIITEVGHRTITVAFRASAQTRQYATANAPLSRLRLHTGDQLLLGKQNEQYTVVLVDETPDHTYIYQLEHPEHLTRRLPESLLPDTLGTNSPKERLFSGQLGSHQWFYLKQQALRLFAEAHASGLTGLTSARVELIPHQLYIASEVATRHAPRVMLADEVGLGKTIEAGLIMQHQLVSGLVKRVLIITPEPLINQWMVEMLRRFNLHFSILDAGRCQALSDGTGLNPFLTSQLVLTSYNLLETQPEWASAASEAGWDLCIVDEAHRAELDSDNPLQQLGQTSKGLLLLTATPEQLGMQRHFRLLQLLDPSRFSSFSQFEQEQSDYQHLVQRINKLPAGEQSRILTRELLDQAGTGRILFRNTRRALKGFPGRSLFSYALDATSINPEEMTDDARVRWLVDWISNLPEREKVLLICTEDASVIALEKYLRRRAGIACSAFHRGMNLLERDRAAAYFADTDNPGKVLICSEIGSEGRNFQFCRHLVLFDLPENPELLEQRIGRLDRIGQKTHISVHVPYLRGSAQEVLFRWYQQGLDAFEQVSPAAFRLWQEHACELAGFIERPETMKEPGFQALLEKVCQQRATLVANLEKGRDRLLELNSFDAQKAATIKQQIVAFEQQCDLKPWMITLLDQFNIHHETNSDGSLSIVPSEDMLIPCFPGLADDGIEACFDRQCALLREDRAFLNWQHPMILGAYDLTLTDPLGKACVSGSKMLPEGCLLLQCLYRLKMTSSSAIQAQRYLTQSSWTVSVPHNNTEQLTELNIDEDELQRSVKSVNKVVAAQLIAEQQSIIHSLLRDAESSAGKIATGLIAKASQTMLSSQTTEIKRLLALQQRNPNIRPEEIDFLKNRTLALHDCLSQAVPELVAIHLVIGI, from the coding sequence ATGAGCAACAACCTTTTTTTCGCAATGAATCAGCGCTGGATCAGCGACACAGAGCCGGAACTCGGACTTGGCATTATTACTGAAGTTGGGCACAGGACAATCACTGTAGCCTTCAGGGCAAGCGCTCAAACCCGCCAATACGCCACGGCCAATGCCCCGCTCAGCCGCCTGCGCCTGCATACAGGCGACCAACTGCTCTTGGGCAAGCAAAACGAGCAGTATACCGTTGTGCTTGTCGACGAAACCCCTGATCACACCTACATCTATCAGTTGGAGCACCCTGAGCACCTTACTCGCCGACTGCCTGAATCGCTATTGCCGGACACCCTGGGCACTAACAGCCCAAAAGAGCGCCTGTTCAGCGGCCAATTGGGCAGCCACCAGTGGTTTTATCTGAAACAACAGGCACTCAGATTGTTTGCTGAAGCCCATGCAAGCGGCCTGACCGGACTGACGAGCGCCAGAGTTGAGCTTATTCCCCATCAGCTCTACATCGCCAGTGAGGTTGCCACTCGCCATGCTCCTCGCGTCATGCTGGCTGACGAGGTGGGTCTGGGAAAAACCATCGAAGCCGGCCTGATCATGCAGCACCAGCTTGTCAGCGGACTGGTTAAACGAGTCCTGATCATCACGCCTGAACCGCTGATCAACCAATGGATGGTGGAGATGCTCAGACGATTTAATCTGCACTTTTCTATTCTCGATGCCGGGCGCTGTCAGGCGCTCAGCGACGGAACCGGGCTAAACCCTTTTCTGACATCGCAGCTGGTCCTGACCTCGTATAATCTGCTGGAAACGCAGCCTGAATGGGCCAGTGCTGCCAGTGAAGCAGGCTGGGATTTATGTATCGTTGATGAGGCACATCGCGCCGAACTCGATTCAGACAATCCACTGCAGCAACTCGGCCAGACAAGCAAAGGGCTGTTGTTGCTGACCGCAACCCCGGAACAACTGGGAATGCAACGCCATTTTCGACTGTTGCAATTGCTTGATCCCTCCCGCTTCAGTAGCTTCAGTCAGTTCGAACAAGAACAGTCCGATTACCAGCACCTGGTTCAACGAATAAACAAGCTGCCAGCCGGAGAACAGTCACGAATACTGACTCGAGAGCTTTTGGATCAGGCTGGTACCGGCCGCATTCTGTTTCGCAACACCCGTCGTGCGTTAAAGGGTTTTCCGGGACGCAGCCTGTTCAGCTACGCATTAGACGCCACCAGCATCAACCCAGAGGAGATGACCGATGATGCTCGGGTGCGATGGCTTGTCGACTGGATTTCAAACCTGCCGGAGCGTGAAAAGGTCCTGCTGATCTGCACAGAGGATGCAAGTGTCATCGCACTGGAGAAGTATCTTCGGCGGCGCGCCGGTATCGCCTGCAGCGCCTTCCATCGTGGCATGAACCTGCTGGAGCGTGACCGCGCCGCAGCCTATTTTGCTGATACTGATAATCCCGGCAAAGTGTTGATCTGCTCAGAGATTGGCAGCGAAGGACGCAATTTTCAATTTTGCCGCCATCTGGTTTTATTTGACCTTCCGGAAAATCCTGAGTTGCTGGAGCAGCGCATAGGAAGGCTCGACCGCATTGGGCAGAAGACACACATCAGTGTTCATGTGCCCTACCTTAGAGGTAGCGCGCAAGAGGTGCTTTTCAGATGGTACCAGCAGGGACTTGATGCTTTCGAGCAAGTGTCTCCTGCCGCATTTCGGCTGTGGCAGGAGCATGCTTGCGAACTTGCCGGCTTTATCGAACGCCCGGAAACGATGAAAGAGCCGGGCTTTCAGGCCTTGCTTGAAAAAGTCTGCCAACAACGCGCCACCTTGGTAGCAAATCTTGAAAAGGGACGTGACCGCCTGCTGGAGCTCAATTCCTTTGATGCACAAAAAGCGGCGACCATAAAACAACAAATTGTCGCTTTTGAACAACAGTGCGACCTCAAGCCCTGGATGATCACCCTGCTTGACCAGTTTAATATCCATCATGAGACGAACAGTGACGGCAGCCTGAGTATCGTACCCAGCGAGGATATGCTGATACCTTGCTTCCCGGGTCTGGCGGATGACGGCATTGAAGCCTGCTTCGACCGCCAGTGCGCCCTGCTCCGTGAAGATCGGGCTTTTTTGAACTGGCAGCACCCGATGATTCTGGGCGCCTATGACCTGACTCTGACTGACCCACTGGGCAAAGCCTGCGTTTCCGGAAGCAAGATGTTGCCTGAGGGCTGTCTGTTGCTCCAGTGTCTATACCGACTCAAGATGACATCTTCGTCAGCCATACAGGCACAACGATACCTCACGCAAAGCAGCTGGACTGTGAGCGTTCCGCACAATAACACTGAACAATTAACCGAACTCAATATCGATGAGGATGAACTTCAACGAAGCGTCAAGTCAGTAAACAAGGTTGTTGCCGCGCAGCTGATCGCTGAGCAGCAGAGCATCATTCACTCGCTGCTGCGTGACGCTGAGTCATCTGCCGGCAAAATCGCTACCGGCCTGATTGCAAAGGCCAGTCAAACCATGCTCAGCTCCCAGACCACCGAAATCAAACGCTTACTTGCATTACAACAACGCAACCCCAATATCAGACCCGAAGAAATTGATTTTTTGAAAAACCGGACACTGGCATTACACGACTGCCTGTCACAGGCAGTCCCAGAGCTGGTCGCCATCCATCTGGTAATCGGCATATAG
- the ylqF gene encoding ribosome biogenesis GTPase YlqF has protein sequence MTIAWYPGHMFKANKELAKLIQQIDVIIEVLDARMPSASSNPLLHKMRRQHHKPCLHILNKSDLADPASTANWVRYLNSQPGSRALANGKNSLLSTQLILAACQKLVTTEKRKYTAVIAGIPNVGKSTLMNQIAGRKLAKTGNEPAVTKNQQRVKLNDQWYLFDTPGVLWPRLEDQAAAYRLAAAGAIRNTAIVFEDVAMEAAEFLLRDYPEALKRRYGFQQLPDSAEQFMTELAERRACRGRYGVDWHRVSEILLHDFREGKLGPLTLEQPPEESRTQ, from the coding sequence ATGACTATTGCCTGGTATCCCGGACACATGTTCAAGGCCAATAAAGAATTGGCCAAACTGATTCAACAGATAGACGTGATCATCGAAGTACTCGATGCCCGCATGCCGTCCGCCAGCAGCAACCCCCTGCTGCATAAAATGCGCCGTCAACATCACAAACCCTGCCTGCATATCCTGAATAAAAGTGACCTGGCCGATCCCGCTTCCACCGCCAACTGGGTGCGTTATCTGAACAGCCAGCCTGGCAGCCGGGCGCTCGCCAATGGCAAAAACAGCCTGCTCAGCACTCAACTGATACTGGCCGCCTGCCAAAAACTTGTCACGACGGAAAAACGGAAATATACAGCAGTAATCGCTGGCATCCCCAATGTCGGCAAGTCAACACTCATGAATCAGATAGCCGGACGAAAATTGGCCAAAACAGGTAACGAACCTGCGGTAACCAAAAACCAGCAACGGGTGAAATTGAACGACCAATGGTACTTGTTTGACACTCCCGGCGTGTTGTGGCCTCGACTGGAAGATCAGGCGGCAGCCTATCGACTGGCCGCTGCCGGTGCAATTCGCAACACTGCAATCGTCTTTGAGGATGTTGCGATGGAAGCTGCCGAATTCCTGTTGCGAGATTACCCCGAAGCACTGAAACGGCGCTATGGCTTCCAGCAGCTTCCGGACAGCGCAGAACAGTTTATGACCGAACTGGCTGAACGGCGCGCCTGTCGTGGGCGTTACGGCGTCGACTGGCACCGGGTCTCAGAAATACTGCTGCACGATTTCCGCGAAGGAAAATTGGGACCACTGACCCTGGAACAACCGCCTGAAGAAAGTCGTACACAATGA
- a CDS encoding BolA family protein: MANMQQIIRQKMVAGFSPGHLEIENESHKHSGPATESHFKLTVVSAKFEGLRPVARHQLVYQTLADELGAGGVHALSMHLYTDAEWAQTDHQVPLSPDCRGGSLAG, translated from the coding sequence ATGGCTAATATGCAGCAAATTATCCGTCAGAAAATGGTTGCCGGTTTTTCGCCCGGACATCTTGAGATCGAAAATGAAAGCCATAAGCACAGTGGCCCGGCTACTGAGTCGCATTTTAAACTGACTGTTGTGTCGGCCAAATTTGAGGGGCTCCGGCCTGTGGCTCGGCATCAGCTGGTATATCAGACCCTGGCTGACGAGTTGGGTGCAGGAGGTGTTCATGCGCTATCGATGCATCTGTACACCGACGCTGAATGGGCGCAAACTGACCATCAGGTGCCACTTTCTCCGGATTGCCGCGGCGGCAGTCTGGCCGGATAA
- a CDS encoding glucosaminidase domain-containing protein, with amino-acid sequence MMLDLLRHPRLPVLARAGMVGVLAAFTFTAFAQYRQSGNLLEELNLDELVSQDDSASESVVTSELPDFESYGDIDVRKAAFFEFLAGYVQDENAAIRAKREELLPMWEVVKSSQPLSSTERARLQAIASEYRLADAEMTEYELVRELIRRVDVLPASLVLAQAANESGWGMSRFARQGNNIFGQWCFDEGCGLVPERRGGDASHEVRAFASVEASVKAYFRNINTHRSYEDLRVLREAMRMQDMPLDSMVLARGLTGYSERGQAYVSELQDIIRINQLKYRDNS; translated from the coding sequence ATGATGCTTGATTTACTCCGACATCCCCGATTACCCGTTCTTGCGCGGGCAGGCATGGTTGGCGTACTGGCTGCCTTCACATTCACTGCCTTCGCTCAATATCGTCAGTCCGGCAATCTGCTGGAAGAGTTGAATCTTGACGAGCTGGTATCACAGGACGACTCTGCGTCCGAGTCCGTCGTAACATCAGAGTTACCGGATTTTGAATCCTACGGTGATATCGACGTCCGTAAAGCGGCATTCTTCGAATTCCTGGCTGGCTACGTGCAGGATGAGAACGCCGCCATTCGTGCCAAGCGCGAAGAATTGCTGCCCATGTGGGAGGTGGTCAAGAGCAGTCAGCCTCTGTCCTCCACCGAGCGGGCGCGTTTGCAGGCCATCGCGTCAGAGTATCGGCTGGCTGACGCAGAAATGACGGAATATGAGTTAGTGAGGGAATTAATCAGGCGCGTCGATGTCTTGCCGGCCTCCCTGGTGCTGGCACAGGCTGCCAATGAATCCGGCTGGGGAATGTCGCGTTTTGCGCGGCAAGGGAACAACATCTTCGGGCAGTGGTGTTTCGATGAAGGTTGTGGCCTGGTTCCTGAGCGCCGGGGTGGCGATGCCAGTCATGAGGTGCGTGCCTTTGCTTCTGTTGAGGCGTCGGTCAAGGCATACTTTCGCAACATCAATACACATCGCAGCTATGAAGATTTGCGGGTGCTCAGGGAAGCAATGCGCATGCAGGATATGCCGCTCGACTCCATGGTGCTGGCTCGCGGACTGACCGGCTATTCAGAGCGCGGGCAGGCCTATGTGTCAGAATTGCAGGATATTATCCGCATTAACCAGTTAAAGTACCGGGATAACTCCTAG
- a CDS encoding polysaccharide deacetylase family protein codes for MTQKPPFNLLRQCIGFSSLALALSAPVAQAQHAVITIYHHVSESTPRSTSLTPAELRTQLEYLRDNDFAVWPLDRTLEALRNRQPMPEKVAVLTFDDAYESIHSTAWPMLKEFGFPMSLFVSTQPVDDNQNGYLNWDQIRELADDGVIIANHMVHHPHMVDALPGENNAQRLQRLQQELLQAEQRIHEETGQSHKILAYPYGEYDTEIRNMVTELGFTALAQNSGAVGYYSDFAALPRYPLAGFYADIESAATKLNSLAFQVLEVDPVSPMTDSTRPAVTLQLAGDFNVNQLGCYAGGQALELEWIDREAVHFRIQPGQDQEFSMRRFGYICTAPQRGSNRYYWYNKFWTRSTPGNAD; via the coding sequence ATGACGCAGAAACCTCCCTTCAATTTACTCAGGCAGTGTATCGGATTTTCAAGCCTGGCTCTGGCACTCAGCGCGCCAGTCGCTCAAGCACAGCATGCCGTTATCACCATTTATCATCACGTATCGGAAAGTACACCAAGGTCAACCAGCCTGACTCCTGCTGAGCTTCGCACACAGCTTGAATATCTGCGGGACAACGATTTCGCCGTATGGCCTCTGGACCGGACGCTGGAGGCCCTGAGAAATCGACAGCCAATGCCAGAGAAAGTCGCCGTACTGACATTTGACGACGCCTATGAGTCCATCCACTCAACCGCCTGGCCAATGCTGAAAGAATTTGGCTTCCCGATGAGCCTGTTTGTCAGCACGCAACCGGTTGACGACAACCAGAACGGTTACCTGAACTGGGACCAGATCCGCGAACTGGCCGATGATGGAGTCATTATCGCCAATCACATGGTTCACCATCCGCACATGGTCGACGCATTACCCGGGGAAAACAATGCACAGCGCCTGCAAAGACTGCAACAGGAGCTTCTGCAGGCCGAACAGCGCATACATGAAGAAACCGGTCAATCTCACAAGATTCTCGCCTACCCTTACGGCGAGTATGACACCGAGATTCGCAATATGGTCACGGAACTGGGATTTACAGCCCTGGCACAGAATTCCGGCGCTGTTGGTTACTACTCAGATTTTGCTGCTCTGCCACGATATCCGCTGGCCGGTTTTTATGCCGATATTGAGTCAGCCGCCACCAAATTGAATTCACTTGCATTCCAGGTGCTGGAAGTGGATCCGGTGTCACCTATGACCGACAGTACCCGACCTGCCGTCACTCTGCAGTTAGCCGGCGATTTTAACGTCAATCAGCTGGGTTGTTATGCGGGTGGACAGGCTCTGGAGTTGGAATGGATCGACCGCGAAGCGGTGCACTTCAGAATTCAGCCCGGACAGGATCAGGAGTTCAGCATGCGCCGATTTGGCTACATCTGCACCGCCCCTCAGCGAGGGAGCAATCGGTACTACTGGTATAACAAATTCTGGACGCGATCAACGCCCGGCAATGCGGACTAG
- the rpsB gene encoding 30S ribosomal protein S2, with product MTAVSMKDMLKAGVHFGHQTRYWNPKMKPYIFGARNKIHIINLEHTVPAFNEALAAIQSLASRNKKILFVGTKRAAGKIIKEQAQRAGMPYVDHRWLGGMLTNYKTIRGSIKRLRDLEAQESDGTLDRLTKKEALMLRRSKEKLERSIGGIKDMAGLPDALFVIDVDHERIAITEANSLRIPVIGVVDTNSNPDGIDYPIPGNDDAIRAIELYASAVADACLAGKTQGNQVGDSDFVEVADEPAVNAAPQAAEQSDASA from the coding sequence ATGACTGCAGTATCCATGAAGGACATGCTGAAAGCTGGCGTTCATTTCGGACACCAGACCCGTTATTGGAATCCGAAGATGAAGCCTTATATCTTTGGTGCCCGCAACAAGATTCATATCATCAACCTGGAGCACACCGTTCCAGCCTTTAACGAAGCGCTGGCTGCCATTCAGAGCCTGGCGTCGCGCAACAAGAAAATTCTGTTTGTTGGCACTAAGCGTGCTGCTGGTAAAATCATCAAGGAGCAGGCGCAGCGCGCTGGCATGCCTTATGTTGATCATCGCTGGCTGGGTGGCATGCTGACCAACTACAAGACGATTCGCGGCTCAATCAAGCGTCTGCGTGATCTGGAAGCTCAGGAGTCTGATGGTACCCTGGACAGACTGACCAAAAAAGAAGCATTAATGCTGCGTCGCAGCAAAGAGAAGCTGGAGCGCAGCATCGGTGGTATCAAAGATATGGCTGGCTTGCCTGATGCACTTTTTGTGATTGACGTGGATCACGAGCGCATTGCAATTACTGAAGCTAACAGTTTGCGTATCCCTGTTATCGGTGTGGTAGATACCAACAGCAATCCTGATGGCATTGACTACCCGATTCCGGGCAATGATGATGCGATTCGTGCGATCGAGCTTTATGCAAGTGCTGTTGCTGATGCCTGTCTCGCTGGCAAAACGCAGGGCAATCAAGTGGGTGACAGTGACTTCGTCGAAGTTGCCGATGAGCCGGCAGTCAACGCTGCTCCGCAAGCAGCAGAGCAAAGCGACGCATCAGCCTGA
- the tsf gene encoding translation elongation factor Ts, with protein MANITAGMVKELRERTGLGMMDCKKALVEADGDMEKAIEDLRKSSGLKAAKKAGRTAAEGVVITRVADDGSYAVVVEVNSETDFVARDDNFLAFANKAADTAFAGKQSDVAELLAGGLEAEREALVQKIGENINLRRIQVVEAPAGGLVDAYVHSNNRIAVLVALTTAEADLARDVAMHVAAVNPMVVRADDVPQEVLDKEREIFTAQAAESGKPAEIIAKMIEGRIRKYVSEITLLEQAFVKDPDQTVAALLKKAGADIVGFVRYEVGEGIEKEVVDFAEEVAAQAAAAKK; from the coding sequence ATGGCAAATATAACCGCAGGTATGGTCAAAGAGCTCCGTGAGCGCACCGGACTGGGCATGATGGACTGCAAAAAAGCATTGGTGGAAGCCGATGGTGATATGGAAAAGGCAATTGAAGACCTGCGAAAGTCCAGTGGTCTCAAAGCAGCCAAAAAAGCCGGTCGTACTGCAGCAGAAGGTGTGGTAATCACCCGTGTGGCTGACGATGGCAGCTACGCTGTGGTCGTTGAAGTTAATAGTGAAACAGACTTTGTGGCGCGCGATGATAATTTCCTCGCCTTTGCCAACAAGGCCGCTGATACTGCGTTTGCCGGTAAGCAGTCTGATGTTGCAGAGCTGCTGGCAGGCGGACTGGAAGCCGAGCGGGAAGCGCTGGTGCAGAAAATTGGCGAGAACATCAATCTGCGTCGTATTCAGGTCGTTGAAGCGCCGGCTGGCGGGTTGGTAGATGCCTATGTCCACAGTAATAACCGTATAGCTGTCCTGGTTGCCCTGACAACTGCCGAAGCAGACCTGGCTCGTGATGTGGCGATGCACGTGGCGGCAGTAAATCCGATGGTCGTGCGTGCTGACGATGTGCCTCAGGAAGTACTGGATAAAGAGCGGGAAATCTTTACCGCACAAGCGGCGGAAAGCGGCAAGCCTGCAGAGATTATCGCCAAGATGATCGAGGGTCGTATCCGTAAGTATGTGTCTGAAATCACGCTGCTTGAGCAGGCATTTGTCAAGGACCCTGATCAGACAGTTGCTGCATTGCTAAAGAAAGCGGGTGCGGATATTGTAGGCTTTGTACGTTACGAAGTGGGCGAGGGCATCGAGAAAGAAGTTGTCGACTTTGCTGAGGAAGTTGCAGCTCAGGCCGCCGCTGCCAAGAAATAA
- the pyrH gene encoding UMP kinase produces the protein MAKSDKKYKRILLKLSGEALMGDAEFGIDPKVLDRMAVEVGQLVGLGVEIGMVIGGGNLFRGSALHAAGMERVTGDHMGMLATVMNALAMRDALERAGISTRVMSAIPMSGVVEHYDRRAAMRHLRNGDVVIFAAGTGNPFFTTDSAACLRGIEIDAQLILKATKVDGVYSADPMRVPDAVKFEYLTYDEVLDKKLGVMDLTAICLVRDHDIPVCVFNMQKPGSLLNNVMGTTDGTLIGVVRTDD, from the coding sequence ATGGCCAAATCAGATAAAAAGTATAAGCGTATTTTACTGAAACTGAGCGGCGAAGCACTGATGGGTGATGCTGAATTTGGCATTGATCCCAAAGTGCTGGACAGAATGGCCGTTGAGGTGGGGCAGTTGGTTGGCCTGGGTGTTGAGATTGGCATGGTCATCGGCGGTGGTAACCTGTTTCGAGGCTCCGCTTTGCATGCCGCCGGCATGGAAAGGGTAACCGGTGATCATATGGGTATGCTGGCGACAGTGATGAACGCCCTGGCTATGCGTGATGCGCTGGAGCGGGCCGGTATTTCAACCCGGGTAATGTCAGCGATTCCCATGAGCGGTGTCGTAGAACACTATGACAGGCGCGCTGCCATGCGACATTTGCGCAATGGTGATGTGGTCATTTTTGCGGCGGGTACCGGCAATCCATTCTTTACAACTGACTCGGCAGCCTGTCTGCGCGGCATTGAGATCGATGCTCAGTTGATTCTCAAGGCAACAAAGGTCGATGGTGTTTACTCCGCAGACCCAATGCGGGTTCCTGATGCGGTCAAGTTTGAATATCTCACCTACGATGAAGTGCTTGATAAAAAGCTGGGTGTCATGGATCTGACAGCAATATGTCTGGTTCGTGATCATGACATTCCGGTATGTGTGTTTAATATGCAAAAACCCGGCTCGCTGCTTAATAATGTGATGGGTACGACTGACGGAACATTGATCGGAGTTGTCCGCACGGACGACTGA
- the frr gene encoding ribosome recycling factor, whose protein sequence is MINETIKDAEERMAKSMQSLEMAFNKIRTGRAHPSILDSVMVSYYGADTPLNQLANITVEEGRLLVVSPWERPLIGEIEKAIMKSDLGLNPSNNGESIRVPMPALTEETRREYTKQAKAEAENARVAIRNIRRDANSTFKDLLKDKEISEDEQRKAEDRIQKLTDKYIAAVEAAYGDKEKDLLSI, encoded by the coding sequence ATGATAAACGAGACGATTAAAGACGCAGAAGAACGCATGGCTAAATCCATGCAGTCACTGGAGATGGCCTTTAACAAAATCCGCACAGGCCGTGCTCACCCCAGCATCCTTGATTCGGTAATGGTCAGTTATTACGGTGCCGATACACCACTGAATCAGCTGGCTAATATCACAGTAGAGGAAGGCCGCCTGTTGGTGGTGTCGCCATGGGAGCGCCCGTTGATCGGTGAAATTGAAAAAGCCATCATGAAATCTGACCTGGGTCTCAATCCGTCCAATAATGGCGAGTCCATTCGTGTTCCCATGCCAGCATTGACCGAAGAAACGCGACGCGAATATACCAAGCAGGCTAAAGCGGAAGCTGAAAACGCGCGTGTGGCTATTCGCAATATCAGACGTGATGCAAACAGCACGTTCAAGGATTTGCTCAAAGATAAAGAAATCAGCGAGGACGAGCAGCGCAAAGCCGAAGACCGAATTCAGAAACTGACTGATAAGTATATTGCGGCGGTCGAAGCGGCTTACGGTGATAAAGAAAAAGACTTGTTGTCGATCTGA
- the uppS gene encoding polyprenyl diphosphate synthase yields MNNTDGNEPATVGLPRHIAVIMDGNNRWARARGERGATGHRMGAEVARDLVFSCADKGIEYLTLFAFSSENWLRPKKEVLGLMALFLSVLQRQEIQMMHKRNVRLKFIGNRSSFSPRLQKHMRDVEELTRDNTGLVVTVAADYGGRWDIAQAAAAIAEAVKQGQIDSAMIDVDTLQQYISMSDTPDPDLCIRTGGEQRISNFLLWQFAYTELYFTECYWPDFDQQQFELALEDFRGRKRRFGRESGTDERP; encoded by the coding sequence ATGAACAACACGGATGGTAACGAGCCGGCAACCGTAGGCCTGCCAAGGCATATAGCAGTAATCATGGACGGCAATAATCGTTGGGCACGTGCCCGCGGAGAGCGTGGTGCAACAGGTCACCGGATGGGGGCTGAAGTGGCGCGTGATCTGGTCTTTTCATGCGCAGATAAAGGGATTGAATACCTGACTCTGTTTGCGTTCAGCAGCGAAAATTGGCTGCGGCCCAAAAAGGAAGTTCTGGGGCTGATGGCGTTATTTCTCAGTGTTCTGCAACGCCAGGAAATTCAGATGATGCACAAGCGTAATGTGCGCCTGAAATTCATTGGTAACAGATCCTCGTTTTCGCCTCGACTGCAAAAACACATGCGGGATGTGGAAGAGCTGACGCGGGATAATACGGGTCTGGTTGTCACTGTGGCGGCTGATTACGGCGGGCGCTGGGATATCGCACAGGCTGCCGCAGCCATTGCTGAAGCTGTTAAACAGGGACAGATTGACTCTGCAATGATAGATGTCGATACCCTCCAGCAATACATATCTATGAGCGATACCCCCGATCCTGATTTATGTATTCGTACGGGTGGCGAACAACGTATCAGTAATTTTCTGTTGTGGCAGTTTGCTTATACTGAGCTGTATTTCACTGAATGTTACTGGCCTGATTTCGATCAGCAACAGTTTGAGCTGGCTTTGGAAGACTTCAGAGGGCGAAAGCGGCGCTTCGGTCGTGAATCAGGAACAGATGAGAGGCCTTAA
- a CDS encoding phosphatidate cytidylyltransferase gives MLRQRVLTAVGLLLVLYAGTAWLPLPYFGGFLSLILLPALWEWGRLMGLNGLRQQAAWMLSFTFLLSALLWILYQAPEPPDKRLIGAIMLLAAMFWLWVFMMIRQFPAGGEHWQAQWKMAAMGLMCLLPAWVGLYYLKSVADSGILVLMLVALVSVVDIGAFFTGRAWGNKKLAPVLSPKKSWAGFWGGLGSCLAASVVLLFLVQRQYPLSIELWILLLCFSVLLAAMSVVGDLFESMLKRHRGVKDSGRSLPGHGGVLDRIDSLLAATPVFVLALIVLQSMPGVV, from the coding sequence TTGTTAAGACAGCGTGTACTGACAGCGGTCGGTCTATTGCTTGTGTTGTATGCCGGTACAGCCTGGCTGCCGTTGCCTTATTTTGGAGGGTTTCTGAGCCTGATTTTACTCCCCGCACTCTGGGAGTGGGGGCGATTGATGGGGCTCAATGGTCTGCGTCAACAGGCTGCCTGGATGTTGTCTTTTACTTTCTTGCTGTCAGCTTTGCTCTGGATTCTGTATCAGGCGCCGGAGCCGCCGGATAAGCGGCTGATAGGCGCGATCATGCTGCTGGCAGCGATGTTCTGGCTGTGGGTGTTCATGATGATCCGCCAGTTTCCGGCCGGTGGTGAACACTGGCAGGCTCAATGGAAAATGGCTGCAATGGGGTTGATGTGTCTGTTGCCTGCCTGGGTTGGTTTGTATTACCTGAAAAGTGTCGCTGACTCGGGCATTCTGGTACTTATGCTGGTGGCACTGGTCAGTGTGGTTGATATCGGTGCTTTTTTCACCGGCCGTGCCTGGGGTAACAAAAAACTTGCGCCGGTGCTGAGCCCCAAGAAGTCATGGGCCGGATTCTGGGGTGGACTGGGCAGTTGTCTGGCGGCCAGCGTTGTACTTCTTTTTCTGGTTCAACGCCAATATCCCCTATCCATTGAGCTGTGGATACTATTGTTGTGTTTTTCTGTGCTGCTGGCAGCGATGTCTGTTGTTGGTGATCTGTTCGAAAGCATGCTCAAGCGGCATCGAGGCGTCAAAGATAGTGGGCGGAGTCTTCCCGGTCACGGCGGCGTGCTGGATCGTATTGATAGTCTGTTGGCTGCAACACCGGTTTTTGTTCTGGCTTTAATCGTGTTGCAGAGTATGCCGGGGGTAGTTTGA